From one Candidatus Dormiibacterota bacterium genomic stretch:
- a CDS encoding FAD-dependent oxidoreductase — protein MHVLSEIMEPLGAQCDPLDTIANILVPLLAQHPLPLLVVRDDGEILGSVGLEAVLPATERGLHRTRAGELLRPLPRLDGGETPLAAAREMVDAGAGAVLITEPVGGVFSRRSAPVGVVSEAQLLAEIGSNVVDKAPMKILAGHRDLGFNVPVSPCQRNCPIKQDIATYIDYVSQGRYVDSWMVIHETNPFPSMLGRLCNHPCETDCKRGWDPGEDPVTIRSIKRFSTDFAFKQGLWVDYKLAPPKGRRVCIVGAGPAGLTCALDLRVQGYDVVLLEREAKVGGLLSTSIPPFRFDHAQLQWELDMILATGIEVRTNTNVGTGPDDVRLEDLIDEFDAVFLTIGMMQGRILPVPGKDATQVIDAMRFLRIISYDRIPEHMVPGKTRVVCVGGGAIATDAVQSSIKLGCPEVWMCAIEPEDRLPAFGNELHEAKEIGLRLACGIIVKEIHKDANNNVTGVSFAPLEPLEFDPLTGKVIFSSVKEKAGVERVRVDCDYVIFASGQIMERPSEIAPVTPRGLLAADRGGHTSVPKLFSGGDCVQGPSFIVDAVGWGHRVARSIREFLGEDADDDSFRLYQTVVERTDDHRQSEVFARTDPPILEASKRYDMSECELPWTDREAIVQSIRCFQCDSVHHYDRTVCVLCGACDDVCPEKAIDVVVFGEDRERSSGGDTLVCETSGGDPESGGYAGQIFINYDRCTNCRICEDHCPVNCITFERVRFVDDVMRVTERPDLKPIPLAVAG, from the coding sequence ATGCACGTGCTCAGCGAGATCATGGAGCCGCTGGGGGCGCAGTGCGATCCCCTCGACACCATCGCCAACATCCTGGTCCCGCTCCTCGCCCAGCATCCGCTGCCCCTGCTGGTGGTGCGCGACGACGGCGAGATCCTCGGGAGCGTGGGTCTCGAGGCGGTGCTTCCCGCCACCGAGCGGGGCCTCCACCGCACCCGGGCGGGTGAGCTGCTGCGGCCGCTGCCGCGCCTCGACGGCGGCGAGACGCCCCTCGCCGCAGCCCGCGAGATGGTCGACGCCGGCGCCGGTGCGGTGCTGATCACCGAGCCGGTGGGCGGCGTCTTCAGCCGCCGCAGCGCTCCGGTCGGGGTGGTCTCCGAGGCCCAGCTGCTCGCCGAGATCGGCTCCAACGTGGTCGACAAGGCGCCGATGAAGATCCTCGCCGGCCACCGCGACCTCGGGTTCAACGTGCCGGTGAGCCCCTGCCAGCGGAACTGCCCGATCAAGCAGGACATCGCGACCTACATCGACTACGTGAGCCAGGGCCGCTACGTCGACTCCTGGATGGTCATCCACGAGACCAACCCGTTCCCGAGCATGCTCGGCCGGCTCTGCAACCATCCCTGTGAGACCGACTGCAAGCGCGGCTGGGACCCGGGTGAGGACCCGGTGACGATCCGCTCCATCAAGCGCTTCTCCACCGACTTCGCGTTCAAGCAGGGCCTCTGGGTCGACTACAAGCTGGCACCGCCGAAGGGCAGGCGGGTGTGCATCGTCGGCGCCGGCCCCGCCGGGCTGACCTGCGCCCTCGACCTCCGCGTCCAGGGCTACGACGTCGTCCTGCTCGAGCGCGAGGCCAAGGTCGGCGGCCTGCTCAGCACCAGCATCCCGCCCTTCCGCTTCGACCACGCCCAGCTCCAGTGGGAGCTCGACATGATCCTGGCGACGGGGATCGAGGTGCGCACCAACACCAACGTCGGCACCGGGCCCGACGACGTCCGTCTCGAGGACCTCATCGACGAGTTCGACGCCGTCTTCCTCACCATCGGGATGATGCAGGGCCGCATCCTGCCCGTCCCCGGGAAGGACGCCACCCAGGTCATCGACGCGATGCGCTTCCTGCGCATCATCAGCTACGACCGGATCCCCGAGCACATGGTCCCGGGGAAGACCCGGGTGGTGTGCGTGGGCGGCGGCGCCATCGCCACCGACGCGGTGCAGAGCTCGATCAAGCTCGGCTGCCCCGAGGTCTGGATGTGCGCGATCGAGCCGGAGGACCGGCTCCCCGCCTTCGGCAACGAGCTCCACGAGGCCAAGGAGATCGGGCTGCGGCTGGCCTGCGGGATCATCGTCAAGGAGATCCACAAGGACGCGAACAACAACGTCACCGGTGTCTCCTTCGCGCCCCTCGAGCCACTCGAGTTCGACCCGCTGACCGGCAAGGTGATCTTCTCCTCGGTGAAGGAGAAGGCCGGCGTCGAGCGGGTGCGCGTCGACTGCGACTACGTGATCTTCGCGTCCGGCCAGATCATGGAGCGGCCGTCCGAGATCGCCCCGGTGACGCCGCGCGGGCTGCTCGCCGCCGACCGCGGCGGCCACACCTCGGTGCCCAAGCTCTTCTCCGGCGGCGACTGCGTGCAGGGCCCGTCGTTCATCGTCGACGCCGTCGGCTGGGGGCACCGCGTCGCCCGGTCGATCCGCGAGTTCCTCGGCGAGGACGCCGACGACGACTCCTTCCGCCTCTACCAGACGGTGGTGGAGCGCACCGACGACCATCGCCAGTCGGAGGTGTTCGCCCGCACCGACCCGCCGATCCTCGAGGCCTCCAAGCGCTACGACATGTCGGAGTGCGAGCTGCCCTGGACCGACCGCGAGGCGATCGTCCAGTCGATCCGCTGCTTCCAGTGCGACTCGGTGCACCACTACGACAGGACGGTCTGCGTGCTCTGCGGCGCCTGCGACGACGTCTGTCCCGAGAAGGCGATCGACGTCGTGGTCTTCGGGGAGGACCGCGAGCGCTCCTCGGGCGGCGACACCCTGGTCTGCGAGACCTCCGGCGGCGACCCGGAGTCGGGCGGCTACG